In the genome of Harpia harpyja isolate bHarHar1 chromosome 8, bHarHar1 primary haplotype, whole genome shotgun sequence, the window TGTCAAATATTGCTACCTCgactcatgattttttttaactctcttctTGAAGCTAATTGATGCTGGCCTGCACAAGATATTCATGCGGCAAAGTCCACAAGCTGTGCTGtatttatttcagcctttttttttttgcaaccctTTCCTGAGCCCAGGCTAACTATTGTCATTTTTACTATAGCTTCAAAATCAGCTTCCAGATACTCTGGTCATGCATATGCCTCTCTGCCTTTTGAATACCTTGAATTTTTCTAAGACCAAAGGCAGAGTAAGAAAAAAGTGCCTGATTTCTAGGCTTAGGaggcaaaagcagcagtaaaaggaagcagaggagcatGGCGTTCATGGTTGCAGCAGGCCAGCTGTCAGCACAGCACACAGCCAGGGAAACTTGGAGGAAGTCATGGGTTACACATCAGCTTTTGGATCTTGCTGTTGTTGacttaaagaggaagaaaattaaagaacagTTGAACACTGGTTTCCCATCAGAGGTAAAaccagagagggagggagagctaGAGAGGAAGCTGAGCCACCTTTCCCGCAGCAATTTAGCAATGACCAGTGGTGAGGGAAGGTTTTTCCCGGGGAAAATGACTTGGTCCTCAGATGACAGCCCGTACGCAACTACGATGCCTTACCGTAAACCTTGAGACACATCCTGCCAGAGACAGCCCCCAAGGGGAACGTGTTGAAGATGCACTTGTAGCATCCTTCATCTTGGAGGGTGACACCATGAAGAGAGATGGCTGAGACTTGTAACTCAGTGTGGGCAAAGCTCACGTGGCCGACATAGCCCTTTGCTATCTTTTGGCCATTCATCGTACTATAAGTCGCTATGTTGTCTTCAGCCCCGTCTGTCTCCTTCTGCCAGGTCACCTGTAGCACATCTTCTTTTGTGACCAACCGGCACGAAAAAGTAACGTTTCCTCCTGCCTGGACCGACTGGACCTTTCTGTGCATCACCTGCACAGAGCCTGGGGGAGAAGCAGGTGCCACACTCAGCATTTCTCACCACCCTTCTGCAACCCACCCCCCGCAGAAGCCCCCCAGCCCTTTGCCCTCACTcctgagcagagcagctctggaggGTCTCTCTGCCCCTCCATCCAGGGAAAAAGTGAAAACACAGCTCCAAAGAACTGCCCTGAGATTTTTGCTGGACCTGACACCTCTCACACAAAGCACCTTGCATGCCTGGTAtctgtgctgcagagagcagcaccaAGAAAGGCAGCTGTAGTGCCGGGAGAAATTGATTTCTGTCTGCTAAGACTGTTATCCCATAGGCACCCGCGGAGAGTTTCCCTAAATGTTCAGCCATGCTAATAACCAGACGGCTCTCTCAGTCCTCCTGCGGTGCAGAGAGAAGCAAATCAGTAAAGCTGCTAAAAATTATTACGTGTATCACTACACATCATGCACCCACACTTGTAAGAGACtgacaagagaagagaaaaccagaaggaaaaagcaaggtAGGGAGGAGCAGAGGCAAACTGTATCCATCCTCCTATCTCAGGCTtgaggctgtgcagctgggaaGCAGTTGAGACCCTGCTGAAGGTCCACAGACAGAAAGCTTTCATAGCATAAATGCCCTGGTATTAAAGATCTCccgggaaaagaaaaaaaaaaaaccaaaatcagtcTCCTCTTCCAATTCACAGACACATGTGGAAAAACTATTAAGGGGACAGGCAAGCAAAATGGATGCTCCCAGGTTTGACAGCTCAGCTCCACAGTCCTCTTAGGATAAcagtttttaaagtttatttgtgTACATCAGCATGGGAAGGGAGATGTCAGCAGGGACAGTTATAGCACTGTAAACATATAATTCAATTTACAAGAAAGGGAAATATCTTTGCAGGCTTTAAAGAGGAGTGAGGCTGGCTGCAGTTCCCCAAGGTACACCTGGCTAACCCGCCCGACAAAGCTCTCCCGGGTCCTGCCCCCTCCATGGCTGTGGCCATGGCCAGACAGATCTCTGCCGGAGACCAAGAAGCCAGCTGTGAAGCTGTGCCAGtcaatttgtttttcagagctCAGTAGTGCCATAGTCAGAATACAAACTATGACCATGGAAGCTAGTTTGAAACAAATTCAGGCTTTTCTACAtgatttttaattacaaaaccaAATGTAACACACCCGCGCTGTTAGCGACCTGAGCAGAGACCTACAAGCACCATGTCCATCACTACAAATAATTCTGTCCTGGCTAAAGCAAATCAGTGCCATACTCTGACCCAAATCCCAGCCACAACAGCAGACGAAATCAAACTTCAGTCATACAGGTCATCGGAAGCATTTGGACATTCGCCTGGGTTATGATCTGCAAATTGCAATAAATTCATACACCTGGCTACAGCTTATAAATACACTAGTGGTAAATTAAGGAGAGGATGCTGTCAACGCAACCAGCAGTGACACGACTGAAGCCCCACATGAGCGGTGCTGTCGTGTGCAGTGCCACAAGTGCCCTGTCACCGCTGGGCTTGCCCTGGGACGGATGCTAGCTGGGGatggcagcacccagcagcacgcTGGCAGGGCCACCGAGGTCCCTAATGCCATTACGATAACGATAACgatacagacagacagacagacaagggAGTTACCTGACGCAACGGTCCAGACACTGAAGAGGAGCAGACAAGCGACCATCATCTTAGCTGTGCGCTCAGTGAGACGAGCGAGCGACTGATCCATTGAATGCGGCTTCCCCTTTTTTATACATGTCGCTCTTACTGTAGGGACATTCCCCCTCCCTGCGCGTACGGTAAGAAGCACCTCGTAAAAACCTCCTGCCCCTCTGGCACTTAGCTGAATAACAAAACTTTCAGGGGACATGACAACAAATGTCAGAGCCAGAAACTGAAGATTTCCCAGCTGGGCTGCTAGATGGACAGGGGTAACGGGTTACGAGGCTGGGTTTTTCACAAGCGCCTTTTCCATAAGGTTAGGTTTTTGCGAGTGCCTAAATACAAGCCCAGATTTCTAAGCTGGCTGAGCGTCTAACGTCTGCGGGGTGCAGGAGGAAAAGCCACCCTGGCCCTGACCTGAGCTCAGGGAAAGGAGCCCAGGTCAATAGTCACGCTGTAACAAGTAGTACAAATGTCCCCAGCATGTAACTCAGAGGACCCAGTTGGGGATCTGCACCCCACGTGTAAAGCAGGAGCTGCTGATGCTGCTGTAACACAACCTTTTTTCTGGGTAAGGAGACCAGAGGAAACCAAGTACCCAACCCAGGACCTAGGTCATATGTCACCTCAGGCAAAAAGCAGAACCTTggtctcccctctcccccattgAGGTTGCCCCCATCTCCACATGCCCATGCTCCTtcctcagccctgctccttgGAAAGGCAGGGCTGCCGTCCCGCAAGCAcgccccttcccctctgccctcaCCTGAGGTGACATAAAAATAGCTCACGCGGCCATTTCGAGTCATTGTTTTTGTGCCTTCTTGCTTTGTCATTTTTAggtctgtgtttctctttttctgccagCTGTGATCACGTTGCTGAAACCAGCAAAGCCGTCAGCCCACAGGTCCCTCACGCACTGCGCAGTCGGGCAACCAGGCAGCGAGACCTCATTTGCTAATCAAACATGTACTGGTAAACCGTGTTTCATGTTTCAGCTTTCTGATTAGGTAGCTTACATTTTTGCAAAGTCTTACCACTCCAAATGACTATGATTgcactaaaaatgttttcttttagttGAATTGCTGCACAGATTAACCTTGAATCATGCAAATAGGTTGGGGGAAGCCAACAGGCCCAAATCGTaaggtgacaaaaaaaaaaaattctcagacaTGCTTATGCATACACAGTTCCTTCTCTTCTACCAAGTGGTAATTAATTATCTGAAAATAGAAACAGCTCAAGTGTCAGTATTCCTCtaaagaaacatttcagatgtGCTTTTGAGTAGGTTCAATCATTCATTCCCGTCACTCTGCAAACTGCGATTGCTTCATAttattgtctttttcctttgaggtatcacatctcattttcctttccttgagtTATTTTCCTAGTTGCATTTTCCTGCAAGGTTTCTCCAAGGGCATTCTGGCCTGACCAAAAAGTGAACTCAATGAAAAACAGTTCTTGTGGGGTTTGCCAGACCATTTTACAGCTATTAAGCAATGCAAATAGCTCCAACAGGCTCTGGATCAAGTCAGAGAGAAAACTGCCAACCTTGAAATGGAGATTCACCAGCAAACATTTAGTTTCTGATTGTCAGCATCTCAGAacttccaaaactgaaaaaaacattgaagATTTGCTGAAACTACGTCCTTTTGCACCAAAGCCTCCTAGCAGGGCGCAAGACCTATGCAGAGATTCATTCCAAGCTTTGCTGGTGTCCTCACCTTAGCCCTGCTacaattttgaaacaaaagattAATAGAAGAACTTCCCACAAGCTTGCAGACACTGTTGATGAAGTCCTTATAGCTGAACTTCACCACTTAGCGACCACAAATGGAACTGcacttgatttaaaaaagaactgcaaacccagttgatgtatttttctgctcataGGAAATGTTCTTGTCGGCtttaaccattttattttctgctagaAACACTCTAATCTTCCAAAAGTCCTTCCAAACAGCCCTGAAAACCTGGATGCTGCTACAGCAAACACCTTTCAATAAAGACCAAACCTTCAGCCTTAACAACATCCAAGCAAAAGATAGAGATGGCTGTTGCGGTTGGAAAAATGTGTTGACTTTAAATTGTTTACAGCATCCCCTTCCTGGTGATAAAAAGAGCCACGTACGTTGGCTGCTCCTTCcaggctctgcctccctcctgaCGGCTCCTGACACCACAGGGAACCTGGGCATGCAGGGATCTCCCTCCCAGCCTACGTGCGTGGGTGTCTGCATGCACATCCGACTGCTGCAGCACCTCTTTCTGACCCCCCCTTCCTCCAGGGACCAGCCAACGTCAGTAGCTGATTCATTACTTTAAAACGTAAGGCAGGCAGGAATGTGAGGTCCACTCATTAACCCCACCACTTACTTATTTCTGTTCTGTGAGTTCATCTTGAAGTGCATTTATTCAGACAGTTCCTGATCTGTTTGTCTTTGCACAGATTTTTGGTGGATTACAGACCTCCTCCTTGCTTGTCAGTCAGATCCCATGCTCTCCTGCTTCAGCTGCACAGCAGCTTCATTTCTGAGAACTGCACACCATGCCTGAGCTTCAGGCACTTTCCAAAGCCAGTATAAGCTGGGGAACAAATTAGGCAGAAGATAGTTCTGCAATCACTGCTTGAAAAGCCCAGTGATTCacattcttcccttcctttctgctgcacTAGCATGGTCTCTCTAGTtcccagtaaaacaaaaaaggacaTACAAGAATTAACTGCACAGTCAATAAATGACAACATTTCCACACAGCCCAAGTGACTAATAATATTGATAAATAACATACTTGAACTTCTGGAAAATGTTGCCGACGAGAGCCACTCAGGCACAACTGTAGTCTAAAACATTATTTTGTCAACCATCAAACTAAAACATTGGGTTTTCAGCCATCCAAACCCAGGGTAACAACCGGGTAGCTGCCTACCTTGGCAGCAGGATTCAGTGCCACCTCTCAAGGCAATGCCTgtaaagagaacaaaacagaggGAGATGGTTTCATCCGCTGCTGAATTGTAGTGACTTTTGGAGGTTGGTCCATCAGTACTAGTAGTAGGTACCACTATAGGGAAGCAGCTTGTCAAATGCAATTGAATAAGCCTGGCACTTTATAACATGTTTGTACATAATGCTGGCATACAGCAAATCCCTCTGCATCTCGGCTAGATTTGGAGAGCTGTACTACACTGGGGTAAAGACAGTACCTGCATCTACTGAAGTACACTCCAGCCTGTGTCGCTGCATTGGGGCAGGCTGTGGCAGGACCTGCAGTCAGTAGCCAAAGGATGCTGCAGGACCAGGTGATGCTCATTTGGGCAGGGTTAAAGACTAAGTGTCATGTTTGTGAACAAGTTTTAGATCAGATGGCACAAGGGTACACAGCCACAGCTGTTTATCCTTGGTTGTGTTTGACTTGGAGGTATTTGATCTGTGATCTCTTCCCAAACTGGGCTCCCTCCCTCCACTACCACACTGCCATCGGCTGCAGTAAAGGACTGCAAATTACAGCTGCCAGCGCTGAAATCTGGTGTGGGATTGCCTAGCAAagtgcaaaagagaaaaggaaggaggcgAGCTGGGCTGCTTAGCTGAGATCTAGCTTGCGGTGATGTACATCTATCTGCAAAACCACGTGTTACTGGTGGACAGCACACGTTGTGGCACTGTCCAGTTAACCACCTGTCACTTTTCACCTCCGTGTTTTGATGAAATTTCTGCAGACACCTGAAGtcttacagagatttttttttttttcttttccagcaaggTACCACAACTTCAATGCGTGAATTAAAATATACTTAACTCCCTGAACCATCAGCCCTGCAAATTGTATTTCTGGTTCttctatttttcctcttccttgttgctcaggaggaagaaaaagggataaaaaaagacaaaaaggagaggaggaagcaaaaCCAGATTGCATTGGAAAGCTTCAGTTACAAAGGCTGTGCTTTGTTGGGGTTTgaaaggtttggtttttactATTCCGTTCATCGCACCATTTCTCAGAAGAGCAAGATGGCCGGGCATGTGGTTTCCTCTTGCTGAGAGCACTCCACGTTGCTATTTCAGTTGAGGGATCCTAGAAGGAGGCCATGCTGCAACCCATTAGCCTCTTCATGGaagccaccagcaccagcacacCATTGGCAGCCCCGGCACGCCAGGAAGCCACGTCATTTATccattcctcccctcctcctctcccacccccactcGTCAGTGCTTGTCTGCGgtggaggtttggggtttgggttttttttaggtgCACATTATCTGGGTGCTGCATACACTTACCGTGTGGGAGATTATGAGCCTCTTTGGTCACTGAGCTTCATTCTGTAACACAGCCAGTACAGAAAACAATTCAGCCAGCAGAGAAACCACACCAAAATTGGCTACCCAAGGGTGCAGAGATCCAGTGGAAGGATGGGAAACTGCCTACCAAAAATGAGGTAAGTTCAATAGCATTTTATACTTAATTACTAAACAAGAGGGCTAAGGGAGTGATTTTATGAAAAATAGGAGCAATGATACGTGTAATGAATCAGCCTTAAGGGACC includes:
- the LOC128145292 gene encoding OX-2 membrane glycoprotein-like isoform X2, which translates into the protein MSPESFVIQLSARGAGGFYEVLLTVRAGRGNVPTVRATCIKKGKPHSMDQSLARLTERTAKMMVACLLLFSVWTVASGSVQVMHRKVQSVQAGGNVTFSCRLVTKEDVLQVTWQKETDGAEDNIATYSTMNGQKIAKGYVGHVSFAHTELQVSAISLHGVTLQDEGCYKCIFNTFPLGAVSGRMCLKVYAISDPKVEAKLIPSPDKAEDSEKVVAMSCSATGKPAPKITWHLPSILQQKPREYHIKLGNETVTVISNFTHAHPKILQEYSIACVIQHPSLNVTLVLPTDSLVQGPDSSVAPAIAIAVGVLVTLAFLLLLACLLRRCLRHLRDPERNPARPCWVLPACTKAKKCGQYGAAGRQAPAMTPSPGPLLNT